The Mesoplodon densirostris isolate mMesDen1 chromosome Y unlocalized genomic scaffold, mMesDen1 primary haplotype SUPER_Y_unloc_1, whole genome shotgun sequence genome segment AAAGATGTCAAAGGGTCATTTAATTCACCTGGTTGATTACTTTGATGACTACTGTCAATTCTAGAATTAGTTTCCGTTTTGGGGAGGAGAATTTCCAGCATGATGCTCCTGTAAGAAGTGTCTGCCTAATCCATGAAAAGGGGTGGGGGAACCGGTGAGAAAAGCGTGTGTGTCTCTCAAAGCGCCCGAACAAAAGGGCATAGGTTCAGAGACAGGAACCTCTTGAGGTTCGTTAGAGATCCCACTCTGAAACATTTCAGTGCTCCAAGGCAGGGGCTCTTGGTAGTAGAGGGGTAGAGCACCAAGAGTGTGGCTCCAgtgtcagctggggctggaaGCAGGTTCATTCTGAGTGCGGAGAACTGCTTCCCCAAGCTGCTTAACAGGGAGGAGTGGGAAGAGCCCCTGTAGTTCCTCAGAGCTCCATCACTGAGAACTGGCAGGACGTGAAAGGCTGGTTACTGGGTCAAGGTGCCTGAAATGCCTAAATTTACCATCTTTTTTTCAATCTCTGCCCTTGGCAAAAATAGTAGAAactacagggatttttttttttttttcatttaggagACTTCATTTGCTGGAGTTGAAGATGAAGAAGGTCAGCAGTGCTGCTTTTAGGTGACTTACCTAGAAGGTGAGAGAGCTGGTTTACCAGATTAACTAAATCTGTGGGGACATAGTTTCCCATCCCATCCTGGTCCTTTTTACCACAAGGGGAAACAATCCTTGTTCAGTCCCTTAGTAAACAAGAGTTAAAAGCTACCCAGGTGGAATCAACATTTAAAGGAAGAACAAGAATTCAACAGGAATCTGAAGTCAATTGTCATAATCACGAACAGGTTCATCAGATTTTGTGTGCAAGCCTGAATTTTGCTAAAACTaacaggctttggaaaagccCTAGGACTTTCTCCATGAAGTTGCCTGGTGACTGCCTGAGCCTGATCATATACTAAGTTTGTGAGCTGGTCTCAGATTATAATTTTAGAGACCTTTCTGATTTTGTTCATTTAGCAGTTTTCATCCAACGTTAGATCTGGCCTGTCCTGATAACAATACGAACAACTAATAAAAAGTTCAGTTTAACTTAATTTCCTTAAAACTGCATTGGGATACAATGGCTCAAAAATTTCCAGAACTAAAATGGAGTGCTTGTTTACATAGTGCTTGTTTTGAAGCTTCTGAACAGTATCAGCAgtctaaaattttctttctgcAAAACAAGATTTTTAAGATTAACTGAGGCAAGGAAATGATAAAGACCGGTAAATTGGTTTCCAAGGCCTCAGGCTCCTCTTCCTTGGCttctttgtctcaggctctgcctcCATGCCATCTTCCTCCTTGTCTTGTACCTATGCCTCCCCTATACCCTCAAATACTCTATACTAATTCTGTTAACCAAACTTCCTTTTTCCCTgaaactctccccacccccttttcctctGTACCCAGCGGAACTTGTCCCTTTAAAATTAAGCCTTCTAAGAATCCAGAAGCTAAACCCTTAATTTCTTATTCTCCCTGGACTAAAGCTGAACTGCAAGCCACAGTCAAAGAGTTTCCTAACATAACCAAAGACTCTCACAGATTTGTTAACGAAATTAACACATTCATTCAAACTTATCAACCTAGTTTCTCTGAATTGTATCAGCTGATCATGTGCTGTGAAGAGCATGCCCAGCGTCAGATGAAAACCGCTAATTGGGAAAGTCCTCAAACGTCTCTAGACTTACAACTGGGAGATGAGCCCACTAACTTAGTATATGATCAGGCTCAGGCAGTCACCAGGCAACTTCATGGAGAAAGTCCTAGggcttttccaaagcctgttAGTTTTAGCAAAATTCAGGCTTGCACACAAAATCTGATGAACCTGTTCGTGATTATGACAATTGACTTCAGATTCCTGTTGAATTCTTGTTCTTCCTTTAAATGTTGATTCCACCTGGGTAGCTTTTAACTCTTGTTTACTAAGGGACTGAACAAGGATTGTTTCCCCTTGTGGTAAAAAGGACCAGGATGGGATGGGAAACTGTGTCCCTGCAGATTTAGTTAATCTGGTAAACCAGCTCTCTCACCTTCTAGGTAAGTCACCTAAAAGCAGCACTGCTGACCTTCTTCATCTTCAACTCCAGCAAATGAAGTctcctaaatgaaaaaaaaaaaaaaaaaatccctgtagtTTCTACTATTTTTGCCAAGGGCAGAGATtgaaaaaaaagatggtaaattTAGGCATTTCAGGCACCTTGACCCAGTAACCAGCCTTTCACGTCCTCCCAGTTCTCAGTGATGGAGCTCTGAGGAACTACAGGGGCTCTTCCCACTCCTCCCTGTTAAGCAGCTTGGGGAAGCAGTTCTCCGCACTCAGAATGAACCTGTttccagccccagctgacacTGGAGCCACACTCTTGGTGCTCTACCCCTCTACTACCAAGAGCCCCTGCCTTGGAGCACTGAAATGTTTCAGAGTGGGATCTCTAACGAAACTCAAGAGGTTCCTGTCTCTGAACCTATGCCCTTTTGTTCGGGCGCTTTGAGAGACACACACGCTTTTCTCACCGGTTCCCCCACCCCTTTTCATGGATTAGGCAGACACTTCTTACAGGAGCATCATGCTGGAATTTGTTTCTCTGAAAAGGAAGGCAGGTAACGTAAAAGTTAACAGTCAAGACATTTTCTGGAAAAGGCAATTATTACAGAGTAGCAGAAGTGTATTCAAGAGCAGGAGACAGCTCGGGTGATTTCCAAGCAGGATAACTTCGTGGGCCTACGCTATACTTGATGCCTCCTCTTGTCAGCGCAGGGGCTGGCGCCCGAACGTTTCACACTCTCCTGCTGGAACCGCCCACAATGTGTCTCACTTCCTCTAGCAGCCGGAAGTCAGTAGCTGTGGGCCACGCCTGCGCAgcaggcggggcggggggcgcgtTCGAGCTTGGGGGATCGGGAAGTCGTGAAGCCACCTACGCAGCTTTTTGCTTGCCAGTAAGGGTGGCTGCCTGCGGAGCTCGCTGCaactactaatttttttttggcaCCTCGGAGGATTACCTGGCAGCGCCACCGACACCGGAACCCAGTGGGAAACGCTGAGGTCGCAGTTACCACAATGCCCAAGAATAAAGGTAACGCCTTGGGTTCCGAGAACCATGGTTCTGCTCGGCTTGGTGTCGTCGGCAGTGACTCGCGGCGGTGGTAGTTCTTCCTTCTTGTGCTTGGCTGGTGTCTCTGAGCGGGACTCTGTTGTCCGGACAGGAGCTGGGAAGCTACTCCTATCTCGCTCCCACTTGGCTCACGTTGCTATGCAACCGACGCCATTATTCTAAGGGCGTGTAGACGGCAGAGTGTAAAATTTGTTCCTGGTTCACGGCAGGCTAACTAGCGGCGCGTCACGAACCCGGAGAGCCTCTCCTGGGCCGCCTGGCCTCTCCGGCGTTGGGCCGTTCCCAGGACTGACCAGGACCAGTTTTTAACCAGTGATTCTTGCTTTTGCGACCATTAAATCTTTGTACGTATTCTCTTTGTGGACTGTTGGTGAAGACATAGCTTCCGTGTAAACACTAGGCGAAAGCTTGTGACGTATTTAGGTTCATGTCTGCTTGTTTACTTTCCTCCTTCCGTCACAAACTTGAACATTCTTGTTTACAAGGTATGTTATACATTTACAAAAGTTTTCAGCCTTCTTTTCTCATAACATAGATACTGgtagtaaatatttctttattctgaGGCAAACCGTTCACGAATTATCAGATTCGACAATAACGTTGCTTGGAACTTCCAAAATGGGAGTCCTAACCTAAGTAAAGCAGAGCACTCGGACCGTCACTCCTTAAAGAAGTTCTCCTTTTTAGAGACCTGAGTTGTGTCATTTTTAATCCCTCTACAGCGCCTCCTAGGAAACTATAAGGGCAAAGAGGGCAGCATAGCACCACATTTCACAGTCCACAAGAAATCTCCCTTCATTATTCATTCTTGACACCCATATCTACTGCTGTCTCCTTTCTACTTAACCTCTTGCTCCACGGATTctacttcattttctctttgtagCTGTCACCACTTACTTTGACTTGTGATACTTGGTCACAGTTCTTTGCTTGCCCTGTTGAGTTCACTGCTCTCTGTGGCCCACAAACCAGCTCACAGATTCTTTTTCTAGCAAGTGTTTTCCTGCTAATTATTCAGTGCAAACAGTAGGGTTGACTTTCTAACCGTATGTTCAGTAAATTAGATAAGGCTTATACTAGTGTTTTCCTTATGTATACAATTCATGATTATCTCACAAATAACAGTACATTTCAATAAACACCTTGTTTCCACCCATATTTCTAGTAACGAAGTTTCAGCCTCCCTCACTAGATTGTATATTCTAAAGGGAATCATACCTGTTTTATGAATCTTGGATTACTACAACTTGGCACTTACTGTATGTCCAATACACTTTTGTTAATGTTGTCTTCCTATGCTTCACTCCATCCTTAGGAACTTAGATAATAAGTTCCCTCCTACTCTAGGACTTTTTAACTAACTGATGCCTAAGTAGGATCACATCAGAGAATATCTCCAAATCACacctgaatttttaaagaaatttttatttgagtagagttgatttacaacatctGATTTAAGGAAGAGATCTGTGAAATTTGCCTGAACTTAGTTTTAGAAAGAAAGATGTACTATCTTTCAGTATCAGTATTGATATTGAAATAGTCAGTATCTGTATTGAATACAATATATTGTTGTATTCTCAATTCTTTCAAAAGCcaattttaaatggattttacTACTTGATAGTAAAATAAGGGGTTTTTAAGGTATGGTTAATAAATATAGACTAAACTCCTGGAAATTATACTTCTGAATTTAAGAATTACAACATACCTTCAGTTAAAGCCATCTGTGTACCTCTCTGAaatctcctttcttcctctctttctggaGATAATCATCCTGAAATTGATGTTTCAATCTCTGTATGTAAAACCAATATGTTATTTTCTAGGTTACTTAGTTGAAACCTGTTGTTAGGACTCCTGAATTTTTGAGGTGAAGTTTAGTAATgtagaaataaaactatatagatatttttcttcatttaaaaattcaaaagccCTGTGAATGTAGTGTCAGTGAAGGTTACCCAAGTAAGGATATAAAATTACTTTGGACCATATGTTGAATAACTTTTGCTTTACTCATGTGGCTTCTTTTCTTTAGAAATCTTAGAAATCCATTCTTAaatcagaaaacacacacacacacacacattctctgaCCCACGTAAGAAGAACATTTGGGGTAGGATGCTCCTACCCTATAAAGAcctcactttcttcttctttttttaaaaatttattttgttatgtcTTATTtctgactgcgttgggtcttcgtggctgctcACGGGctccctagttgcagtgagtgggggctgctcttcattgtggtacgcagtcttctcactgtggtagcttctcttgttgcagagcatcgGCTCTAGGCACATGCATGGGTTTGGTAGTtggagcatgcaggctcagtagttgcagcctgCAATCCCTAGAgaccacgggcttcagtagttgtggcatgtgggctcagtagttgtggctcgcagactctagagcacagggtgagtagttgtggtacacaggcttagttgctctgtggcatttgggatcttcccggaccagggattgaacccatgaaccctgcactggcaggcggattcttaaccactgcaccactagggaggaccctcttcttttttattttttaatacttccaggaaatctacattttattgaagtattatgCCAAACTAAGGACATAcgattttaaaattttcactcaTTTAATAATATAGGAGCTACTCTTGGTTAATGTGAAAAACTGGCAAACTGTGATATATAACTAAGTAAGCAAAGCAGGTATTACCCTTGTCCTAACGGAGCTTCCagtgtattttgaagttctggcatgttttatatcttgaaacaaacacttttttcccttttgaatgATGTGTCCTTAATGTATAGGAGAGTGAATCCAGATAAGTCAGGGAATTGTGAAGACCACCCACATTTTAGTATAGCACAGCAGTGTGAGGCTGCGCAAGGAGGTCAAGGGTGCATTCAAAAAGATAGATGCAAGTTTTTACAGTACCAGATGcacattttaaattctgtttgggatttttgttttaaactcttGCCATGGTTCCCTTATTGCTATCTGTCACAGCCTTTCTCCCATCTATTGGAAATGGGTGCTCTTGCATAGGTTTTGGAATGggaataaaatgctatgaagaagTAGCCTAATTCCTTGATTATGTAGTAGAAAGTTTCACAAGGAAATAAAGTTAATGTTATAGTCAAACACATTCAATTTTAGTGAAAGCAAAAATTCAAAAGTACAGTTAAGTATGATTTTAAATCTTTAGCATGGTATGGTTGTAGCAGAGGGCTAGATAATAGTCCTTCTTTGCTGATGGTAGTATAAATGAATATACTTCATCAGAAATCTAAGGAGGAGGATAAATAACCTTTATCCTGGAAATCTACTTCTATACATTTATCCTGTGGTGCTTGTTTTTAGGATAACCTCAACTCAGCCTTATGAAATAACAGTAAAGCATTAGAAGTAACCAAAATAAGTAATTAACTTTACTCTGTTAAAATGTTCATCTTAGTCTATTGTTCAATTGACATGAAAAGTCATGCAAAACAAATTATTGAGTgggattaaaataaattttagaagagaCTATACGGAatacaattttaatttgaaagcatggatgataaaatgttaatagttATCCCTGGTAATGGGATTTTTGTCCTCTATACTTCCATATAAGAAGTAGTTTTATATCAGAAAAATCCAAATCTAAATGTCAGTAAGATATGTGCTGGATAATATGTTTATCTGGTAAAGGTTTTAAAAGAACACCTTTGACGAACTAACTATTGGGTAACCAAATtaggttaaatttttaaaatcttacttaGAGTTCTCTTAATATTGTACTGCTATTTaaatgataactttttttttacttttctgtttttataaagtttaaaGACTTATTTTAGCTTGTTTCAAGTTTAGTTTGTAAGATATTATATAGGTAATTACACTTaactttttattcactttttaaatcaaTTCGGTAAAGGAGGTAAAAACAGGCGCAGGGGTAAGAATGAGAATGAGTCTGAAGAAAGAGAGTTAGTGTTTAAAGAAGATGGACAAGGTAAGAATTTTGAAGTTATTAATGTCTTTTTTTGATAATGTGGATTTCAGTCTTCAACCTAAAATGGATCTTAGTCACAATCCTGAAGAGTTGCTTTCTACATTTATAATACCCCATACTTCTTCAGAATTTGTCTATTGAATAACCCATTGTATACTATTTCTGATAGAGGATTAATGGGTGGCATTTCTGTAAACATAGCTTTCTTTGTTCTATGTAGAAAAGCATGATATAAGTGAGAGTGAATTTCAGGATTTAGAGCAGAGTAAGGCTGGCTGCCAGCACTGAAAATTTCCTACTCTGCTGTAATAGTGGGTAATGTTATTATTCAGTAGAGTATGACAAATACATCCCAAGACGATCAGACCCTCACTACTCCAGTGCCACTAGCACACGatcataaaatttaataaaacaacTGATAATTGTTGACTGACTTTTTAAGTAAGTGCAGACTAAaattaaagatgaataaaataaattgactGAAGcacttttctccttttaaaagaaaagttaagcCTACAGCAAAGTTGGAATATGAGTACACCAAACTCCCATCTATTCTTTACCTAGATTCGCtagtttttaaagtttcctttgtgtatttattttctctttgtatatgTACATGAAAATTTTTACTAACCTTTTTAACTTTCTTATAAGCAGATATAGTTATATACAGTTACAGACTTTagccctaaatacttcagcatatatctcctaagaacaagggctttctccagcatAACCACAGTAGAATGGTCAGTAGAAATTTAACCTTAAGATTATACTGTTATTTAGTAAGTACTGTTTtttatggtagccactagccatgtgtggctattgGAATGAATTGAAATTAAATATTGAGCTATCAGTGAACATATTGTTCAATTCAGGTAGATAATTTTCCCTCAATGGAATAGTTCTACTGCATATTGCTGACCCAGTGTATAATCTACATTCACATTTCTCCATTTGTTTTAGTAATTTCCAGCACTTTATAAAAAAACTGAGTAGTTATTCATGCCACACTGCAAGCCACTAGAAAATCAGCATCTTTATTAATTATATGAAACATGTTGTCTGGCTAAAGATAATCAGTTACTTAGCCTTCATAGTGTCTCCTtacattaaaagtttattttcagggccaattttaaaattcttttctctctcactttctcccatgTTGAAGAAATGCTGAGTAGTAAAGCTAGGTTCATTGGCCTGTGTTAAAAGGGACTCAACTTATCAGCCCCACAGTGTAGATCTCATTTACCTCTCAGTGTAATTATAAATAGTCCAGGGTCTCTGACCGTAGTCCTTAGGAAGAAATTTAGTAGTATGAAGGTTTTATGTTAATTAcctgtttctttctccttattCCCATGCCTGCTTTTGTCATTTAAATCTAGAAGAGATTGCTGCATACTGGCTAATGCTTATATCAGTGTTTTCAAGTGGCAGTAGAATCAggtgacctcttttttttttttttgcggtacacaggcctttcactgttgtggcccctcctgttgcggagcacaggctctggacgcgcaggctcaggggccatggctcacgggcctagccgctccacggcatgcgggatattcccgggccagggcacgaacccatgtcccctgaatcggcaggcggactctcaaccactgcgccaccagggaagccccaggtggcCTCTTGAGGATACTCTtagaaagactttttttaaacatttgcatTTTATCTTGGAacattatttttggtttttttaagacCTTTAAGTAATCACCAAGGTATTCTCAAGCAAAAGTTTATTAATAATTATCCTACTCTTTGTTATGATTACAGTTTCTGAGGGAAAGGAGAGCCAAGATTTGGCTATTATTCAAATGTGAGAGGTTTATAAGTCAGCATTATAGTGTGCAATGTGGAATGAGCCACTTTGATGTCTAAAGGTAGAGCATGCAGTCATGAGGACCAAGCCTGAACTGATCTACTCAAAATGAGTAGATAATTAAAATATTCCTAATAACAGAGATAACTTGTCATGGAAATGGCATTTGTGATCTTGGATAAATTACTTGACTTCTGTAGGTTTTTATTTGCTCTAAAAATAAGAGGGTAAAGTATATAAGCATAGCTGGAAGAGGCTATAGAAATGGTTCAACAGATGAAGTGTGCTCTCATTTTCTTGGATAAGATTATTATATGTCTCCTTCAGACAGCTCTCACATGGTAGAATACTTACAATTTTCACTGAACAAgccttctttcttaaaaaaaattacggTTTGATCCAAAGTTAGCAGTAAAAGTGAAGTTACCAACTTAATATCAATTgttacattttaagaaaaattaaacagtattttacagttttttcttttgtttttttttcctccctaagaATATGCTCAGGTAATCAGAATGTTGGGAAATGGAAGATTGGAAGCAATGTGTTTTGATGGTGTGAAGAGGTTATGTCATATAAgaggaaaattgagaaaaaaggTAGGTATGgggatttattttactttaatacaaaatttaccttttaaaaaattgtctctgCTTTAGATAATATACGGGCCAAGAGACTCATTTTTGTGAGTTCCCGAAGACTTCAAAAATAGTGATTTATATGACAATCTAAATACATAAGATTATAGAAGATCCGTGATAACTTTCATGACAGAGGATTATATTTACAAGGAATTATTTGCTTCACCTATATTGGATTTATGCCAGAAATGTATACTATTGAGGAAACAACTAGACAGATTCAGTCT includes the following:
- the LOC132482927 gene encoding eukaryotic translation initiation factor 1A, X-chromosomal-like isoform X2, which encodes MSACLLSSFRHKLEHSCLQGGKNRRRGKNENESEERELVFKEDGQEYAQVIRMLGNGRLEAMCFDGVKRLCHIRGKLRKKVWINTSDIILVGLRDYQDNKADVILKYNEGEARSLKAYGELPEHAKINETDTFGAGDDDEIQFDDIGDDDEDIDDLSRG
- the LOC132482927 gene encoding eukaryotic translation initiation factor 1A, X-chromosomal-like isoform X6, with protein sequence MSACLLSSFRHKLEHSCLQGGKNRRRGKNENESEERELVFKEDGQEYAQVIRMLGNGRLEAMCFDGVKRLCHIRGKLRKKVWINTSDIILVGLRDYQDNKADVILKYNEGEARSLKAYGELPEHGISMI
- the LOC132482927 gene encoding eukaryotic translation initiation factor 1A, X-chromosomal-like isoform X4, whose amino-acid sequence is MSACLLSSFRHKLEHSCLQGGKNRRRGKNENESEERELVFKEDGQEYAQVIRMLGNGRLEAMCFDGVKRLCHIRGKLRKKVWINTSDIILVGLRDYQDNKADVILKYNEGEARSLKAYGELPEHAKINETDTFGAGDDDEIQFDDIGDDDEDIDDI